The following coding sequences are from one Daphnia magna isolate NIES unplaced genomic scaffold, ASM2063170v1.1 Dm_contigs021, whole genome shotgun sequence window:
- the LOC123477399 gene encoding rho-associated protein kinase 2-like → MVGENNTWSCRPRRSFFIIQRVTSRTDPVLILDLNKVFHVRSVTQSDVIRADAKEIPRILQILYAGEGESRKPDESTPPPDLVGREEKPGTVNHKGHELVAISFHMPTTCEVCSKPLWHMFRPPPALECRRCRIKVHKEHLDKREEIIAPCKVHYDPNTAKEMLLLAGTLEEQQQWISRLSKKIQKFNT, encoded by the exons ATGGTTGGCGAAAACAATACGTGGTCGTGTCGTCCAAGAAGATCTTTTTTTATAATTCAGAGAGTGACAAGCAGAACCGATCCCGTTCTCATCCTAGACTTGAACAAAGTCTTCCACGTCCGTTCTGTTACACAGAGCGATGTCATACGCGCTGATGCCAAAGAGATTCCCCGTATTTTGCAGATTCTCTACGCCGGCGAAG GCGAATCTCGTAAACCAGACGAGAGCACCCCACCGCCGGATTTAGTCGGTCGTGAGGAAAAACCTGGAACTGTTAATCACAAAGGCCACGAACTTGTGGCTATTAGTTTCCACATGCCAACCACTTGTGAAGTGTGCTCAAAACCTTTGTGGCATATGTTCCGACCCCCACCTGCCCTTGAGTGCCGCCGGTGTCGCATCAAAG TTCACAAAGAACATTTGGATAAGCGTGAGGAAATCATCGCTCCCTGCAAAGTCCACTACGATCCTAATACAGCCAAAGAGATGCTCTTATTAGCAGGGACGTTGGAGGAACAACAGCAGTGGATATCGCGTCTGTCGAAAAAGATCCAGAAATTTAATACTTAA
- the LOC116931797 gene encoding uncharacterized protein LOC116931797, with amino-acid sequence MDGFCKLQNCRSLIREFLRNLRAATVEQAGPADVNGEVELDGEALLYCEALLASEASPLSIGDSAGEPEQVSDGQDAPFEQPDILLPVVVPPAILPPAVVPPAILPPGRRVTNGIQSCGKIFLYIFILIFLINLLIYLFPGTTI; translated from the exons ATGGACGGATTTTGCAAACTGCAAAACTGCAGGTCCCTCATTAGGGAATTTCTACGTAATTTAAG GGCTGCTACAGTGGAACAGGCCGGACCAGCCGATGTCAACGGTGAGGTAGAGCTGGACGGCGAAGCCTTGCTATATTGCGAGGCTTTGCTGGCCAGCGAAGCTTCACCATTAAGCATCGGCGATTCGGCCGGGGAACCTGAGCAGGTGTCTGATGGACAAGATGCTCCTTTCGAACAACCTGACATCTTGCTACCAGTTGTGGTTCCACCGGCCATCTTGCCGCCGGCCGTGGTTCCACCGGCCATCTTGCCGCCCGGCCGTCGTGTCACCAATGGCATCCAATCATGCGGTAAgatttttttgtatatatttattttaatttttctaattaaTCTTTTAATTTATCTATTTCCAGGAACAACcatctaa
- the LOC123477420 gene encoding myosin-7B-like: MNQIDEFLEESGASPADIRSLATDVLSNGISLRPEQITDLARRINDTISSLTNIVAILSETSGDLASAKALKDRADTAKAHAQGILTVVQQVLDSFAAAKAAQDKAEEAIQTADKEKDISAAESHLSETADAQAKAIESVQEVEGLRERLRELQRKLIKNERDVKEATRESDVAASLATRAGQGASELDTAYQRALRALEEKTARSGDARERSDRLQDKANRLTASVFAKVQELKEMEDEYLLHERRLTDLSEQVMAMNVRMTDYLQVISDRSEFYRTCQK, encoded by the exons ATGAACCAAATTGACGAATTCCTTGAAGAATCTGGTGCAAGTCCGGCCGACATACGATCGTTGGCTACTGATGTTTTGTCTAATGGTATTTCGTTACGACCCGAACAGATCACTGACCTAGCACGACGCATTAACGACACTATCTCTTCCCTGACCAACATTGTCGCCATTCTGTCCGAGACGTCTGGTGATTTGGCTTCAGCAAAAGCACTCAAAGATCGTGCCGACACCGCCAAAGCCCATGCCCAGGGAATTCTGACTGTTGTTCAGCAAGTGCTCGACTCTTTTGCTGCCGCTAAAGCCGCACAAGACAAGGCAGAAGAAGCTATTCAAACGGCTGATAAGGAAAAG GATATTAGCGCAGCTGAATCGCATCTAAGTGAGACGGCCGACGCTCAAGCCAAAGCCATTGAATCAGTCCAGGAGGTCGAGGGACTGCGGGAAAGGTTACGTGAATTGCAGCGAAAGCTGATAAAGAACGAGCGAGATGTTAAAGAAGCGACCCGCGAGTCTGACGTGGCTGCATCGTTAGCTACCCGCGCCGGACAAGGCGCATCAGAGTTGGACACGGCTTATCAGCGAGCCCTGCGGGCTTTGGAAGAGAAAACGGCAAGAAGTGGTGACGCTCGTGAACGCTCCGACCGTCTTCAAGATAAGGCTAATCGGCTGACGGCAAGCGTGTTTGCCAAAGTTCAAGAACTTAAAG AAATGGAGGATGAATACTTGTTGCATGAGCGTCGGTTGACAGACCTTTCTGAGCAAGTTATGGCCATGAATGTGCGCATGACCGACTACTTGCAAGTCATTAGCGACCGCTCGGAGTTCTACCGCACCTGCCAAAAGTAG
- the LOC123477452 gene encoding uncharacterized protein LOC123477452, whose translation MKRVNTASSTSQAHIRRMRREAYQNVEVANLSQFQVERDINSICEPVFQDYTKRSLEFLKIQFREMTAKIDDLLDSRPKPCICTIQRIEENEQQFLLHLDSFDAIEHLENSMKDQQSRQPMILLLLRIGGINLQKTVYAIMEKLFSYEIGTKFTWTGKSSKGIEKAKFSDLKNIYAAISGAVLGNKDLAGDEKTTVKVQYQVTEWLRHCQQNLKSQM comes from the exons ATGAAAAGGGTTAATACTGCTAGCAGCACATCTCAGGCTCACATAAGGAGAATGCGTCGGGAGGCATATCAAAACGTGGAGGTTGCTAATTTGTCTCAGTTTCAAGTTGAACGTGACATCAACAGTATTTGTGAACCAG TATTTCAAGACTACACTAAAAGaagtttggaatttttaaaaatccaatttcgAGAAATGACTGCAAAAATCGACGATCTTTTGGACTCAAGACCGAAACCGTGTATTTGTACAATACAAAGAATCGAAGAAAATGAACAGCAATTCCTTTTGCATTTGGATTCGTTCGATGCTATTGAACATCttgaaaattcaatgaagGACCAACAATCTCGACAACCAATG atccTTTTGCTGCTCCGAATCGGTGGAATAAATCTCCAGAAAACGGTttatgcaataatggaaaagTTATTCTCATACGAAATTGGAACTAAGTTCACTTGGACGGGAAAATCCTCAAAAGGAATCGAGAAAGCTAAATTTTCTGATCTGAAGAATATCTATGCTGCAATCTCTG GTGCCGTCCTCGGTAACAAAGACCTTGCTGGTGATGAGAAAACTACAGTTAAAGTGCAGTATCAAGTAACCGAGTGGCTTCGTCACTGtcagcagaatttgaaaagtcAAATGTAG
- the LOC116932788 gene encoding probable ATP-dependent RNA helicase spindle-E, whose amino-acid sequence MIGAGKIMLEDESTICEDMLNALDVSGLQAKASAFNDYNFEAPNQSPLAIDNQRTAILELLKKENVIIVKGFTGCGKTTQVPQFVLDECYRTKTPCNIVVTQPRCIAAISIAKRVCYERNWTLGTVVGYRVGMEHQVSESTLLTYLTTGCLLEALVAKKSLEGYTHIIIDEVHERDEDTDFLLLVVLKFLRHTRTTTKVFLMSVTFDADKFGQYFNSPVI is encoded by the exons ATGATAGGTGCTGGCAAGATCATGCTCGAAGATGAATCTACCATCTGTGAAGACATGCTTAATGCTTTGGATGTTAGTGGTCTCCAAGCAAAGGCATCTGCTTTCAATGATTACAATTTCGAGGCACCTAACCAAAGTCCATTGGCAATAGACAATCAAAGAACAGCCATTCTTGAACttctcaaaaaagaaaatgtcatcATTGTTAAGGGCTTTACCGGTTGTGGTAAAACCACTCAAGTTCCCCAATTTGTTTTAGATGAATGCTACCGAACCAAAACTCCATGCAACATTGTTGTGACTCAACCAAGGTGCATTGCAGCCATTAGCATAGCCAAAAGGGTCTGCTatgaaagaaattggacatTGGGAACCGTTGTTGGATACAGA GTTGGCATGGAACATCAAGTAAGTGAATCAACTTTGCTCACCTATCTGACCACAGGATGCCTTCTTGAAGCATTAGTAGCCAAAAAATCCCTTGAAGGCTATACCCACA tcaTTATTGACGAAGTACACGAGAGGGATGAAGATACTGACTTCCTTCTCTTGGTCGTCCTCAAGTTCCTCCGTCATACGAGGACGACAACTAAAGTCTTTCTGATGTCAGTTACTTTTGATGCCGACAAATTTGGCCAATATTTCAATAGCCCCGTCATTTGA
- the LOC123477421 gene encoding uncharacterized protein LOC123477421, producing the protein NSYPGNLPNGRTIHNHFNFTISDLKKSTFVPDLSTDKLNQLRSRLTTSKLILLVIDEISYISPEALGHIDNRLRQLMGKPESPGGIAVLLMGDFYQLPPVSEPFNLYSATMKLLVDRKEIENGDPGPRTRGALLFSQFRKFELSQQMRAADDAIHTAMLNHMRTPDPGCRYINSEHLASIKILTTNDIQEDNLGQWAPVVVTSNKERVLINNSQSKCWALKKKTPRFIWEIPLVGDLASSITTSIHQHIYKTIPALKGCFVAGAPGYLTQNINPSLGLSNGTPVNYHSLTLSPLEDMHSVMEMMVNNDG; encoded by the exons aattcctacccgggAAATCTACCTAATGGTAGAACCATACACAATCACTTCAACTTTACGATCAGTGACTTGAAGAAATCGACTTTTGTCCCAGACTTGTCAACGGATAAATTAAACCAACTTCGTTCACGTCTTACCACGTCCAAGCTTATATTGTTGGTAATTGATGAAATATCATATATTTCTCCTGAAGCTCTTGGCCACATTGACAACCGTCTACGACAACTAATGGGAAAACCGGAATCTCCTGGTGGAATCGCCGTTCTTTTAATGGGTGATTTTTATCAGTTACCACCCGTTTCCGAACCTTTCAATCTCTATAGTGCAACTATGAAACTTCTCGTTGAccgaaaagaaatagaaaatggaGATCCTGGTCCAAGAACTAGAGGAGCTCTTCTTTTTAGCCAATTTAGGAAATTTGAGCTTTCACAACAAATGAGGGCTGCCGATGACGCTATTCACACTGCAATGCTTAATCACATGAGAACGCCTGATCCTGGATGTCGCTACATAAATTCTGAACACCTTGcctcaataaaaattttgacaACCAACGACATTCAAGAAGACAATTTGGGGCAATGGGCTCCTGTTGTTGTCACCAGCAATAAAGAACGTGTATTAATCAACAACTCACAATCAAAATGCTGGgctttgaagaaaaaaacgccAAGATTCATTTGGGAAATTCCTTTAGTTGGAGATTTGGCATCATCAATCACGACGAGCATCCATCAACATATTTACAAGACCATACCGGCACTAAAGGGTTGTTTTGTAGCTGGTGCCCCTG GTTACCTTACCCAAAATATTAATCCTTCTCTAGGACTTTCAAATGGAACCCCAGTTAATTATCATTCTTTGACTTTAAGTCCACTTGAAGATATGCACAGTGTAATGGAAATGATGGTGAACAACGATGG ATAA